The Bacillus sp. FJAT-27916 genomic interval ATGGAATGGCTGATGAAGATCCTGATTATGAATTGACAGGCGGCCAATTTACGGAAGAGCCGTATGGTATCGCTGTGAAGAAAGACAGCCCTGAATTAGTCAAAGAATTAAATGAAGCTCTTAAAGCTTTGAAGGACAACGGAACATATGATGAAATCTATAACAAATGGATCAAGAAATAAGGAGTTTCTTTCATCAGGATGGGCGCTCGACCCATCCTGATTGTACATAGGAGTGATTGAATGCTAGCACTTGATTTTTCTATTCTTGTCGATCATCTGGATATGTATCTTGAAGGGTTTATCGGAACGATTCGCATCAGCTTGCTTACTCTCGTAGGGAGCTTCCTTCTCGGAACGTTCATTGCTGTAATGAGAATTGCGCCTCTAAAACCATTGAATTGGTTGGGGACAGCGTATGTGGAGTTTGTCCGTAATATTCCATTATTAATTATCGCTTTTATGTTTTATTTTGGAGCTGGCCTGCCAGGTTTCCTTGCGGGTTCTCTAGCTTTGACTGTTTATACGGCGGCCTTTATTGCTGAGGCTATCCGGGCGGGCATCTTATCGATTGATAAAGGACAAATGGAGGCGGCGCGTTCGTCAGGATTGACCTATGGTCAGGCGATGCGTCTCATCATTCTTCCTCAGGCCATCAAAATCGTGATTCCGCCTTTAGGCAACCAATTTATTAATCTTGTGAAGAATACCTCTATCCTGGCTGTTATTGCCGGTGGAGAACTGATGTATCAAGCGGATTTGATTTCGCTTGCGACCTATGTGGTCTTTGATGTTTATATCTTTGTTGCAGTTTTTTATTTGATACTTACAATCCCGCTCAGCCTTGGTGTTGGTTATTTGGAAAAACGCCTGGCAAAGAGTTATTAAGGAGGGCATGATCTATGGATTTTGCAGGTGCCTATTCGCCTGATAACCTTGCCTTTTTAGTAGACGGTTTTCTCGTAACCTTGAAGATTGCCGCGATATCCATTGTTTTGAGCTTCCTTATTGGAGGCATAATTGGTATTCTGCGGTTTGCAAAGATACCGGTTGTATCCCCTGTACTTGCTGTACTTGTCGAAACAATCCGGAATTTACCGCTAATTTTGATCATCTTCTTTGTATACTTTGGACTGCAAGACCCGAAAGTCGGGCTCGAGATGAGCATTTCAACAGCTGCAATTCTGGCACTGACAATCTTTGAATCCGCGATGCTTTCAGAGGTCATTCGCAGCGGACTGAACTCCATTCCAAAGGGACAGGTGGAAGCGGCGCGCTCATCTGGCATGAGTTATATTCAAACACTTTGGCATATCATCCTGCCTCAAGCTCTGCGAAATATGGTTCCGCCAATCGTGAGTCAGTTTATCTCGCTTTTAAAGGATACATCCTTGGCGGTTATTATCGCTTTACCGGAATTGACACATCATGGTCAGGTCATTTATGCGCAGAACATCAATTATGTTTGGCCGGTTCTGATCTTGATTGCTCTTATGTATTTTATCGTCAATTACGGGTTATCCCTTGTTGCGAGAAGGCTTGAGGTCAGAAAATCATAACATCCCCGCTCTTTGGAGCCGGGATGTTTTTTTTTGTTTTCTTTAGTCAAATTGCATGAGCTGGGCTTGAATGCTAAAATAAACAAAGAGTTTCCAGCCATTTGCAGTGATTTTATGGCTTAGTTCATGTATATAATAAATAGACAAATATAATTAGAAGGTTGAGAGTATGGAAAAGCAAACAATATACGAAAAATTGCAACGCCTGATCCCAAAAGAGCATATTAAGCAAGATGAACCATTAAACCAATATACGTTCACGAAAACGGGAGGAAAAGCCGATTTCCTCGTCCTTCCTTCTACGTATGAAGAAGTACAGAGTTGTATTTTGTTCTCCCGTGAGAATTCTATCCCATTGACGATTCTTGGAAATGGTTCGAATCTCATTATCCGTGATGGCGGTATTAGAGGAATCGTCCTTATTTTGAGTCATATGGAACGGATTGAAATGAAGGACGGTCTTATTGTGGCTCAAAGCGGCGCGACAATTATCAATGTGTCCCGCTTTGCGTTAGAGCAAAGTGTGACCGGACTTGAGTTCGCATGCGGCATCCCAGGCTCTGTAGGAGGAGCAGTTTATATGAATGCAGGTGCCTACGACGGGGATATTTCTCAAGTAATTGACTCTGCTGTTGTTCTGACTGATGAAGGAGAATTATTGACATTAACGAATGAAGAAATGGAATTAACGTATCGCAGCAGCTTGATTGCCAAGAGGGGGTACATCGTTTTAGAAGCAAGATTTGCTGCTAAGAAAGGCGATCCTGCAGCCATTAAGGCACGAATGGATGAATTGACCTTCCTGCGGGAGTCTAAGCAGCCTCTTGAATATCCATCCTGTGGAAGTGTATTCAAGCGTCCGCCTGGGTATTTCGCCGGGAAGCTCATTCAAGATAGCAATCTGCAGGGAGTATCGATTGGCGGAGCACAGGTATCAACGAAGCATGCTGGGTTTATTATTAATACGGGTAATGCAACCGCAACTGATTATTTGAACTTGATCAAGCATGTTCAAAAGACGGTCAAAGAGAATTTTGGCGTTGATTTAGAAACAGAAGTGAAGATTATTGGTGAAGAGTAATAACTAGTTAGACTGTGCACATGAATACTATTCATGTGCATAGTCTTTTTTTTTGTGTAATTTGACCTATTTTTTTAGAAAAATGTTTAAGTTTACTCTAAATAGTTTATTAGTATAGGAGGATAACTATGTCTTTAGCGAGTTATTTGTTAGATTGATATTTAGGAGTGGTATGTTGGACGCAAAGGTTAGCATAAAAGGTGTTTGGAAAGTGTTTGGAAAGTCCCCGCAGCAGGCAATAAAATTATCGCTGCAGGGAAGGACGAAAAAAGAAATCTTAAAGGAAACAGGAAGTACGATTGGCGTACATAAGGCAGATTTAGATATTTATGAGGGTGAAGTCTTTGTCGTTATGGGTTTATCTGGGAGCGGCAAGTCTACGCTTATTCGAATGATTAATCGGCTGATTTCCCCGACTGATGGAGAGATCTTGATTGATGGCCAAAATATCGTGACGATGTCACCGAAAGAGCTTCGTGAAATTAGGAGGAATAAAATCAGTATGGTATTTCAAAACTTCGCCTTATTCCCCCACAAAACGATTCTTGAAAATACTAAGTTCGGCCTTGAAATTAAAGGAATCGCTGAGGAGGAACAGACCGAAAAGGCGATGCAGGCGCTTAAGGCTGTCGGTCTCCAAGGCTATGAAGAACAATTCCCTAATCAATTGAGTGGTGGCATGCAGCAGCGGGTGGGTCTTGCGAGGGCGCTTGCAAGTGATACAGATATTCTTCTCATGGATGAAGCCTTCAGTGCGCTGGATCCCATGATTCGAAAAAACATGCAGGATGAGCTGCTGGAAATTCAAGAAAACTATAAGAAAACGATTATCTTTATTACCCATGATTTAGATGAAGCGTTGCGAATCGGAGACAGGATTGCTTTAATGAGGGATGGCAGAATCATTCAGGTTGGAACTCCTGAGGAAATTATGATGAATCCGGCCAATGATTATGTCGAACGATTTGTAGAAGACGTGAATTTATCCCGTGTACTCACGGCAGCATCGGTGATGAAGCGGGCAGAACGAATCTTTGTGGATCGCGGACCAAGGGTTGCGCTGCAAACGATGAAGGATAACGGGTATTCCCATATATTTGTCGTCGATCGCAGCTTTAAGCTGGTAGGTGCGCTGTCAGCGGATCAAGCGAGCAGGGCTGCAGCAGAACAGCTTAGTATTGAGGATGTGATGACAAAGGATGTTCCAGCGGTTTATGAGGACACCGTCATCGCTGATCTTCTTGATGAGATGGCCAATGCATCCATGCCGCTTGCGGTAATCAATGAAGATAGAAAACTTCGAGGTGTGCTTATCCGCGGAGTCATCATTGGTGCTCTCGCAGGAAACCGGGACAACCTTCTTGAGAAGGAGGGAGTAGAATGAACATCGGAAAAATACCGTTGGCGCAAGGTGTCGACCGTGTTGTCGATTGGCTGACAGATGCTCTTGGCCCGTTTTTTAATTTTATTTCCACGTTTGTGCAGAGCATCATTGACACGAGTGTAGATGTACTCGGATTTGGACCGCCGATCGTGCTCATTCTATTATTGACACTGCTTGCTTTTTACACGAATAAATGGCCTCTGGCTTTATTCACGTTCATAGGACTGCTGCTGATTGATAATCTAGGATATTGGGATGCCATGATTCAGACATTGGCCCTTGTTCTGGCCTCTGTTCTGATTACGGTCATACTTGGAATTCCACTTGGAATTTTGGCTTCCCAAAGCAAGTGGTTGAGAAATATCTTAATGCCGATTCTAGATTTCATGCAAACGATGCCTGGCTTTGTCTACTTAATTCCGGCCATCTTGTTCTTTGGGATTGGTGTCGTACCGGGGATTGTAGCCTCTGTTATCTTTGCAATTGCCCCGGCGATTCGCATGACCAGCCTTGGGATTCAGGAGGTTCCAAAGGATTTAATTGAGGCTTCAGATGCTTTTGGTTCCACAAGAGGCCAAAAGATTATGAAGGTGCAGCTGCCGCTCGCAATGCCAACAATCATGGCAGGAATCAACCAAAGTATTATGCTGTCATTATCAATGGTCGTCATGGCTTCTTTGGTAGGAGCGCCCGGCTTAGGGGCAGAGGTCTATCGCGCTGTTTCCCAGATAAAAGTTGGAGAAGGGTTTGAAGCGGGATTAGCTATTGTTATCATTGCCATCATTCTTGACCGGATTTCTCAGAAGCTTAGAACGCCGGCTTTTGAATCAATCGTTAAAGGCAAGTGGATTTATAGTTTAGTTATTGTTCTCTTTTTGGGCGGCTATACGGTAACGTCCTTATTGAATGCCGAGCTGAAAGGCTCAGAGAATGCTTCAATTGGCGCCCAGGTTGATTATAAAATCGTGGGCATTGATCCGGGCTCAGGGGTTATGTCGAGGACACAGGAAGCAATGGATCAGTATGGACTAAGTGATGATTGGACATTGCAGGAAGGCTCATCGGCGGCGATGGGGGCTGAGCTGAAGAAGGCTTATGATCGGAAGGAGCCAATCATTATCACAGGATGGACACCGCATTGGATGTTCGGTAAGTTTGACTTGAAGTATCTGGATGATCCAAAGGGTGTCTATGGCGAAAGTGAGGACATTCATACATTGGTTCGTAAGGGCTTAAAGGAAGATTTGCCTGGTGCGGAAAAGGTGCTCAATCAATTCTATTGGGAAACCTCTGATATGGAGTCTGTCATGAAGGATATTGAAGAAGGAATGGGCTCCAAGGATGCTGCCATCAAGTGGATTGAGGCTAATAAGAGCAAGGTCGACCAGTGGGTGAATGATGCTGAAAAAGGCAATGGCGAAAATATTACTCTCGTATATGTAGCCTGGGAATCAGAGGTTGCCTCAACGAATGTTATTGCTGAGGTGCTGAGAATGCAAGGCTATGAGCCTGTATTAAGACAGGTGGAGATTGGTCCGATGTATGCGGCTATTGCGAGCGGGAAGGCAGATGCCATGGTTGCCGCATGGCTTCCGACGACCTCGAAGGCGTATTACGATAAATATAAGGAAGACTTTGTCGACTTAGGACCTAACTTGAAGGGGACAAAACTTGGTCTTGTCGTCCCGGCCTA includes:
- a CDS encoding amino acid ABC transporter permease — protein: MDFAGAYSPDNLAFLVDGFLVTLKIAAISIVLSFLIGGIIGILRFAKIPVVSPVLAVLVETIRNLPLILIIFFVYFGLQDPKVGLEMSISTAAILALTIFESAMLSEVIRSGLNSIPKGQVEAARSSGMSYIQTLWHIILPQALRNMVPPIVSQFISLLKDTSLAVIIALPELTHHGQVIYAQNINYVWPVLILIALMYFIVNYGLSLVARRLEVRKS
- the murB gene encoding UDP-N-acetylmuramate dehydrogenase — its product is MEKQTIYEKLQRLIPKEHIKQDEPLNQYTFTKTGGKADFLVLPSTYEEVQSCILFSRENSIPLTILGNGSNLIIRDGGIRGIVLILSHMERIEMKDGLIVAQSGATIINVSRFALEQSVTGLEFACGIPGSVGGAVYMNAGAYDGDISQVIDSAVVLTDEGELLTLTNEEMELTYRSSLIAKRGYIVLEARFAAKKGDPAAIKARMDELTFLRESKQPLEYPSCGSVFKRPPGYFAGKLIQDSNLQGVSIGGAQVSTKHAGFIINTGNATATDYLNLIKHVQKTVKENFGVDLETEVKIIGEE
- a CDS encoding glycine betaine ABC transporter substrate-binding protein, yielding MNIGKIPLAQGVDRVVDWLTDALGPFFNFISTFVQSIIDTSVDVLGFGPPIVLILLLTLLAFYTNKWPLALFTFIGLLLIDNLGYWDAMIQTLALVLASVLITVILGIPLGILASQSKWLRNILMPILDFMQTMPGFVYLIPAILFFGIGVVPGIVASVIFAIAPAIRMTSLGIQEVPKDLIEASDAFGSTRGQKIMKVQLPLAMPTIMAGINQSIMLSLSMVVMASLVGAPGLGAEVYRAVSQIKVGEGFEAGLAIVIIAIILDRISQKLRTPAFESIVKGKWIYSLVIVLFLGGYTVTSLLNAELKGSENASIGAQVDYKIVGIDPGSGVMSRTQEAMDQYGLSDDWTLQEGSSAAMGAELKKAYDRKEPIIITGWTPHWMFGKFDLKYLDDPKGVYGESEDIHTLVRKGLKEDLPGAEKVLNQFYWETSDMESVMKDIEEGMGSKDAAIKWIEANKSKVDQWVNDAEKGNGENITLVYVAWESEVASTNVIAEVLRMQGYEPVLRQVEIGPMYAAIASGKADAMVAAWLPTTSKAYYDKYKEDFVDLGPNLKGTKLGLVVPAYVEIDSIEDLRVE
- a CDS encoding amino acid ABC transporter permease encodes the protein MLALDFSILVDHLDMYLEGFIGTIRISLLTLVGSFLLGTFIAVMRIAPLKPLNWLGTAYVEFVRNIPLLIIAFMFYFGAGLPGFLAGSLALTVYTAAFIAEAIRAGILSIDKGQMEAARSSGLTYGQAMRLIILPQAIKIVIPPLGNQFINLVKNTSILAVIAGGELMYQADLISLATYVVFDVYIFVAVFYLILTIPLSLGVGYLEKRLAKSY
- a CDS encoding quaternary amine ABC transporter ATP-binding protein; the protein is MLDAKVSIKGVWKVFGKSPQQAIKLSLQGRTKKEILKETGSTIGVHKADLDIYEGEVFVVMGLSGSGKSTLIRMINRLISPTDGEILIDGQNIVTMSPKELREIRRNKISMVFQNFALFPHKTILENTKFGLEIKGIAEEEQTEKAMQALKAVGLQGYEEQFPNQLSGGMQQRVGLARALASDTDILLMDEAFSALDPMIRKNMQDELLEIQENYKKTIIFITHDLDEALRIGDRIALMRDGRIIQVGTPEEIMMNPANDYVERFVEDVNLSRVLTAASVMKRAERIFVDRGPRVALQTMKDNGYSHIFVVDRSFKLVGALSADQASRAAAEQLSIEDVMTKDVPAVYEDTVIADLLDEMANASMPLAVINEDRKLRGVLIRGVIIGALAGNRDNLLEKEGVE